A window of Tursiops truncatus isolate mTurTru1 chromosome 8, mTurTru1.mat.Y, whole genome shotgun sequence contains these coding sequences:
- the PHRF1 gene encoding PHD and RING finger domain-containing protein 1 isoform X19, translating into MRGLLSWRIPRGQVSPAPAGRLEPRGWLRCRWAFRWVGGVFEGLLGLGLGVLPAGSSARLSVHSQAAPGLRSQIHEVTEEVKERLPPDGLLPGVQFPWTARARWRLRLFPLLSSSQNPRAACSILQWRSGRRRKVSGRKKTQSRSSVKSRSSGTRSRKRQGRVKKSKGKKIKNEATARSRIARTLGLRRPAHGACIPSVYKPADPSLGLMRADIGAASLSLFGDPYELDPFDSSEEASPSPASPLSVKRRILSRSALRSHQPVARPVSMGLSRRSAPAMAPQPEVDADPGPDLLGSILSGQSFLMMNGADIVIHRDGSLSAKRAAPVSFQRNSVGPSRGAEGARSGACLQPRETQSGSGPESLGSSCPGRATPGTPPAPPTPAHVPALTLGAAVRLDSLVTLQSGQAQTLSSVSGPSLKQSDGPRFNGDSKHPPPLRSAALKTSNGSSNSPSESTVLGQAPRPAPRRTDISELPRIPKIRRDDRRVGEVPAGGQRVEIPSSCISRLTGREGPGQPGCGARAEGEPSSRGAQEPSTRSGGGPQPPAPLGPSRGKGVGSTFESFRINIPGNTAHSGRVLSPGFCNTFRPVDSKVQRRESPVPLFSVRKTKQLKSEIYDPFNPTGSDSSSASSSPEHPGSGLLPSEITRTISIDSPKAPVLPPVRCVTSYTVQTGMGKEPEPPQGPCGLPELQGEEEPVAQAQRPSPPEPWGDEDPPPRISFFGSEGRTVTCVTAVEPDAPPSPDALPATTHRVVELRSPTRSRSRSSSRGGKKAQRPRVATREHRRARSGSRSSHSGDRSSRSASPPAGEDQAKRHRPKARDRRSSSDRSSSRERTKRRKAKDKSRERRRGSWGRGRRRSRSRSGSPGSSSHEHREGRRKKRRRSGSRSRGRECSPHSSLERARRPRHPRERRERPDRESAARLRDRRGSWERRRRRSRSPSPEHRPREHRRPRSREKRPRPRPRSPERKLAPKEASPAPLPQGEPRPDREPPARPLALAGTDALLEGSEADKPPTKVPPVLEVPAEYPPEDLDYGDSVEAGHLFEDFSNEAIFMQLDDMSSPPSPESTDSSPERGLLPKPTGPPAGQQHDAGLAVAIIRREVSRIHGEDVVQPLPRMEGPREEHLLQQDAAEAATAPCALGGQAMGGAPAGKEKGPSQNPLLRVKALVKRVTWDLQEVESGAPAEDRGLRTPLHRPQKPRETEDAGPVAAFQQAPFSEPPPPGYVLPEPGFPDADPSQVQSLNLPPTPALPSSVPPYAPVSQPAVQFLLQGSLPLMGCGVAQSPAPVPTVLTAASEPAGHAATVTTAAANSSEERTAAPRPASEKTKNEEYMKKLHVQERAVEEVKLAIKPFYQKREVTKDEYKDILRKAVQKICHSKSGEINPVKVGNLVKAYVDKYRHMRRHRRAEAGEEPPAQGAEG; encoded by the exons ATGCGGGGTCTCCTATCCTGGCGCATCCCTCGCGGGCAGGTCTCACCTGCTCCGGCTGGGCGGCTGGAGCCCCGAGGCTGGCTCAGGTGCAGGTGGGCGTTTCGTTGGGTTGGTGGGGTGTTTGAAGGGTTGCTTGGGTTGGGGTTGGGGGTCCTCCCAGCGGGCAGCTCCGCCAGGCTCTCTGTTCACAGTCAGGCAGCCCCGGGGCTCAGGTCTCAGATCCATGAAGTGACGGAGGAGGTGAAGGAGAGGCTTCCTCCTGACGGGCTGCTTCCAGGAGTGCAGTTTCCGTGGACAGCACGGGCTCGCTGGCGCCTCCGTCTGTTTCCTTTGTTGAGCAGTTCTCAGAACCCCCGAGCTGCTTGTAGCATCCTTCAGTGGAGATCAG GAAGACGGAGGAAAGTGTCgggaagaaagaaaacccagtCCAGATCATCTGTGAAGAGCAGGAGCTCGGGGACGAGGTCCAGGAAACGCCAGGGCCGCGTGAAGAAGAGTAAAGGGAAGAAGATAAAG AATGAAGCCACAGCTCGTTCCCGCATCGCACGGACGCTGGGCCTCCGCAGGCCAGCCCATGGAGCCTGCATCCCCTCGGTGTACAAGCCTGCAGACCCCTCTCTGGGGCTGATGCGTGCAGACATCGGGGCAGCCTCCCTCTCCCTGTTTGGAGACCCTTATGAGCTGGACCCCTTCGACAG CAGTGAAGAGGCATCTCCGAGCCCTGCTTCCCCTCTGAGCGTCAAGAGGAGGATCCTGTCCCGGTCAGCCCTGCGGTCGCACCAGCCTGTGGCCAGGCCCGTCTCCATGGGGCTCTCCAG GAGGAGCGCTCCCGCCATGGCGCCCCAGCCGGAAGTGGATGCGGACCCCGGCCCTGACCTGCTGGGAAGCATCCTGTCGGGCCAGAGCTTCCTGATGATGAACGGCGCCGACATCGTCATCCACCGCGATGGCTCCCTCAGCGCCAAGAGGGCAG CGCCAGTTTCTTTTCAGCGAAACTCAGTTGGTCCATCCAGAGGGGCAGAAGGCGCCAGGTCTGGGGCCTGCCTGCAGCCCAGAGAGACTCAGTCAGGAAGCGGGCCAGAGAGCTTGGGGTCCAGCTGTCCAGGCAGGGCTACCCCAGGCAcacccccggccccgcccacccccgcccATGTCCCTGCGCTCACATTGGGGGCAGCTGTGAGACTGGACTCCTTGGTGACCCTTCAGTCAGGCCAGGCTCAGACCTTGTCCAGCGTGAGCGGACCCAGCTTAAAACAAAGTGACGGCCCCCGATTTAACGGCGACAGCAAGCACCCTCCGCCTCTTAGGTCTGCGGCATTGAAGACCTCGAATGGTAGCTCTAACTCGCCTTCCGAGAGCACGGTGCTGGGACAGGCCCCGAGACCAGCTCCCAGGAGGACGGACATCTCCGAGCTCCCCAGGATACCAAAGATCAGGAGAGACGACAGGCGGGTGGGCGAGGTCCCTGCCGGCGGGCAGAGAGTCGAGATTCCCAGCTCCTGCATCAGCCGGCTGACGGGCAGGGAGGGCCCCGGGCAGCCTGGCTGTGGCGCCAGGGCGGAGGGTGAGCCCAGCAGCAGGGGCGCTCAGGAGCCCAGCACGCGCTCGGGGGgcggcccccagccccctgccccgcTGGGCCCCTCCCGGGGGAAGGGTGTCGGCTCCACCTTCGAGAGCTTCAGGATCAACATTCCTGGGAACACAGCCCATTCCGGCAGAGTCCTCAGCCCCGGCTTCTGCAACACGTTCCGGCCTGTGGACAGCAAGGTGCAGAGAAGAGAGAGCCCTGTGCCCCTCTTCTCCGTCAGGAAGACGAAGCAGCTCAAGAGCGAGATCTATGACCCCTTCAACCCCACGGGCTCTGACTCCAGCTCGGCCAGCAGCAGCCCTGAGCACCCGGGCTCTGGCCTCCTGCCCTCTGAGATCACGCGCACCATCTCCATTGACAGCCCCAAGGCCCCCGTGCTGCCGCCCGTGCGCTGCGTCACCTCCTACACGGTGCAGACCGGCATGGGGAAGGAGCCCGAGCCCCCCCAGGGGCCCTGCGGCCTGCCCGAGCTCCAGGGCGAGGAGGAGCCCGTGGCACAAGCACAGAGGCCGTCCCCGCCAGAGCCCTGGGGGGACGAGGACCCACCACCCCGCATCTCCTTCTTTGGCTCAGAGGGGCGGACGGTGACTTGTGTGACTGCGGTGGAGCCGGACGCCCCACCCAGTCCGGACGCCCTGCCCGCGACCACCCACAGGGTCGTGGAGCTGCGGTCCCCCACCCGTTCCCGCTCCAGGTCCAGCTCCCGCGGTGGGAAGAAAGCCCAGAGGCCGAGGGTCGCCACCAGGGAGCACCGGAGGGCCCGCTCAGGGTCCCGCTCGTCGCACTCGGGGGACAGGAGCTCGCGGTCTGCGTCGCCACCGGCAGGTGAGGACCAGGCCAAGAGGCACCGGCCCAAGGCCCGGGATCGGAGGTCTTCCAGCGACCGCTCCAGCAGCCGCGAGCGCACCAAGCGGAGGAAGGCCAAGGACAagagcagggagagaaggaggggctcCTGGGGCCGAGGCCGGCGGAGGTCCCGCTCCCGCTCCGGCAGCCCCGGCAGCTCCTCCCACGAGCATCGCgagggcaggaggaagaagaggcgGAGGTCGGGGTCCCGGTCTCGGGGGAGGGAGTGCTCACCCCACAGCAGCCTGGAGAGAGCCCGGAGGCCCAGGCACCCCCGGGAGAGGAGGGAGCGGCCCGACAGGGAGAGTGCCGCGCGGCTCCGAGACAGGCgaggctcctgggagaggaggCGGCGTAGGTCCAGGTCACCCAGCCCCGAGCACAGGCCCCGGGAGCACCGGCGGCCTCGGTCCCGTGAGAAGCGCCCacggccccgcccccgctccccgGAGAGGAAGTTGGCTCCGAAAGAGGCTTCTCCGGCACCCCTTCCCCAGGGGGAGCCCAGGCCGGACAGGGAGCCCCCGGCCAGGCCCCTGGCCTTGGCAGGAACAGACGCCTTGCTGGAGGGGTCCGAGGCCGACAAGCCCCCCACAAAGGTCCCCCCAGTCCTGGAGGTGCCAGCCGAGTACCCCCCTGAGGATCTGGATTACGGTGACTCCGTGGAGGCGGGGCACCTCTTCGAGGACTTTTCGAACGAAGCCATCTTCATGCAGCTTGATGACATGAGCTCCCCGCCCTCCCCGGAGAGCACGGACTCCTCCCCAGAGCGAGGCCTCTTGCCCAAGCCCACTGGGCCCCCGGCTGGCCAGCAGCATGACGCTGGCCTGGCCGTGGCCATCATCCGCAGGGAGGTGTCTCGGATCCACGGTGAAGATGTggtgcagcccctccccaggaTGGAGGGCCCTCGAGAGGAGCACTTGCTCCAGCAGGACGCGGCCGAGGCAGCCACAGCTCCCTGCGCTCTGGGAGGCCAAGCCATGGGCGGGGCGCCTGCGGGGAAGGAGAAGGGTCCCTCTCAGAACCCCCTGCTGCGGGTTAAGGCGCTGGTGAAGAGAGTCACCTGGGACCTCCAGGAGGTGGAGAGCGGTGCCCCGGCTGAGGACAGAGGCCTGC GGACGCCGCTTCACAGGCCGCAGAAGCCCCGGGAAACCGAGGACGCGGGCCCCGTGGCTGCGTTCCAGCAGGctcccttctctgagcccccTCCCCCTGGTTATGTGCTTCCAGAGCCTGGCTTTCCTGATGCTGACCCTTCTCAG GTACAGAGCCTgaacctgccccccaccccggctctGCCTTCGAGTGTCCCACCATACGCACCTGTCAGCCAGCCCGCGGTCCAGTTCCTCTTGCAGGGGAGCCTGCCCCTGATGGGCTGCGGGGTGGCCCAGAGCCCGGCCCCGGTGCCCACCGTCCTGACTGCAGCCTCAGAGCCGGCTGGTCATGCTGCCACTGTGACCACCGCCGCTGCCAACAGCTCCGAGGAGAGAACAGCTGCTCCCAGGCCAGCCTCGGAGAAGACCAAGAACGAGGAG TACATGAAGAAGCTGCACGTGCAGGAGCGGGCTGTGGAGGAGGTGAAGCTGGCCATCAAGCCCTTCTACCAGAAGAGGGAGGTGACAAAGGACGAGTACAAGGACATTCTGCGCAAGGCCGTGCAGAAG ATCTGCCACAGCAAGAGTGGGGAGATCAACCCCGTGAAGGTGGGCAACCTGGTGAAGGCCTACGTGGACAAGTACAGGCATATGCGCAGACACCGGCGGGCCGAGGCCGGTGAGGAGCCGCCTGCCCAGGGTGCCGAGGGCTGA
- the PHRF1 gene encoding PHD and RING finger domain-containing protein 1 isoform X18, producing MECLDPPLQEVPVDEWFCPECAAPGAAPAAGPVSEEEVSLLLADVVPTTSRLQPHAGRTRAIARTRQSERVRATVNRNRISTARRIQHVPRYLMSPLLDETIEAVAAGLSTAVYQHPGRRAPARRRRKAGRRRKVSGRKKTQSRSSVKSRSSGTRSRKRQGRVKKSKGKKIKNEATARSRIARTLGLRRPAHGACIPSVYKPADPSLGLMRADIGAASLSLFGDPYELDPFDSSEEASPSPASPLSVKRRILSRSALRSHQPVARPVSMGLSRRSAPAMAPQPEVDADPGPDLLGSILSGQSFLMMNGADIVIHRDGSLSAKRAAPVSFQRNSVGPSRGAEGARSGACLQPRETQSGSGPESLGSSCPGRATPGTPPAPPTPAHVPALTLGAAVRLDSLVTLQSGQAQTLSSVSGPSLKQSDGPRFNGDSKHPPPLRSAALKTSNGSSNSPSESTVLGQAPRPAPRRTDISELPRIPKIRRDDRRVGEVPAGGQRVEIPSSCISRLTGREGPGQPGCGARAEGEPSSRGAQEPSTRSGGGPQPPAPLGPSRGKGVGSTFESFRINIPGNTAHSGRVLSPGFCNTFRPVDSKVQRRESPVPLFSVRKTKQLKSEIYDPFNPTGSDSSSASSSPEHPGSGLLPSEITRTISIDSPKAPVLPPVRCVTSYTVQTGMGKEPEPPQGPCGLPELQGEEEPVAQAQRPSPPEPWGDEDPPPRISFFGSEGRTVTCVTAVEPDAPPSPDALPATTHRVVELRSPTRSRSRSSSRGGKKAQRPRVATREHRRARSGSRSSHSGDRSSRSASPPAGEDQAKRHRPKARDRRSSSDRSSSRERTKRRKAKDKSRERRRGSWGRGRRRSRSRSGSPGSSSHEHREGRRKKRRRSGSRSRGRECSPHSSLERARRPRHPRERRERPDRESAARLRDRRGSWERRRRRSRSPSPEHRPREHRRPRSREKRPRPRPRSPERKLAPKEASPAPLPQGEPRPDREPPARPLALAGTDALLEGSEADKPPTKVPPVLEVPAEYPPEDLDYGDSVEAGHLFEDFSNEAIFMQLDDMSSPPSPESTDSSPERGLLPKPTGPPAGQQHDAGLAVAIIRREVSRIHGEDVVQPLPRMEGPREEHLLQQDAAEAATAPCALGGQAMGGAPAGKEKGPSQNPLLRVKALVKRVTWDLQEVESGAPAEDRGLRTPLHRPQKPRETEDAGPVAAFQQAPFSEPPPPGYVLPEPGFPDADPSQVQSLNLPPTPALPSSVPPYAPVSQPAVQFLLQGSLPLMGCGVAQSPAPVPTVLTAASEPAGHAATVTTAAANSSEERTAAPRPASEKTKNEEYMKKLHVQERAVEEVKLAIKPFYQKREVTKDEYKDILRKAVQKICHSKSGEINPVKVGNLVKAYVDKYRHMRRHRRAEAGEEPPAQGAEG from the exons ATGGAGTGTTTGGACCCCCCTCTCCAGGAGGTGCCAGTGGACGAGTGGTTCTGTCCGGAATGTGCTGCCCCCGGGGCCGCCCCTGCTGCGG GTCCCGTGAGCGAGGAGGAGGTTTCCCTGCTCTTGGCCGACGTAGTGCCCACCACCAGCCGGCTTCAGCCACACGCAGGGAGGACCCGGGCCATCGCCAGGACACGGCAGAGCGAGAGGGTCCGAGCGACGGTGAACCGGAACCGGATCTCCACAGCCAGGAGGATCCAG CACGTCCCGAGGTACCTCATGTCTCCTCTGCTGGACGAGACCATCGAAGCTGTGGCCGCTGGTCTGAGCACAGCTGTGTACCAGCACCCCGGGCGGCGAGCCCCTGCCCGTCGGAGGAGGAAAGCAG GAAGACGGAGGAAAGTGTCgggaagaaagaaaacccagtCCAGATCATCTGTGAAGAGCAGGAGCTCGGGGACGAGGTCCAGGAAACGCCAGGGCCGCGTGAAGAAGAGTAAAGGGAAGAAGATAAAG AATGAAGCCACAGCTCGTTCCCGCATCGCACGGACGCTGGGCCTCCGCAGGCCAGCCCATGGAGCCTGCATCCCCTCGGTGTACAAGCCTGCAGACCCCTCTCTGGGGCTGATGCGTGCAGACATCGGGGCAGCCTCCCTCTCCCTGTTTGGAGACCCTTATGAGCTGGACCCCTTCGACAG CAGTGAAGAGGCATCTCCGAGCCCTGCTTCCCCTCTGAGCGTCAAGAGGAGGATCCTGTCCCGGTCAGCCCTGCGGTCGCACCAGCCTGTGGCCAGGCCCGTCTCCATGGGGCTCTCCAG GAGGAGCGCTCCCGCCATGGCGCCCCAGCCGGAAGTGGATGCGGACCCCGGCCCTGACCTGCTGGGAAGCATCCTGTCGGGCCAGAGCTTCCTGATGATGAACGGCGCCGACATCGTCATCCACCGCGATGGCTCCCTCAGCGCCAAGAGGGCAG CGCCAGTTTCTTTTCAGCGAAACTCAGTTGGTCCATCCAGAGGGGCAGAAGGCGCCAGGTCTGGGGCCTGCCTGCAGCCCAGAGAGACTCAGTCAGGAAGCGGGCCAGAGAGCTTGGGGTCCAGCTGTCCAGGCAGGGCTACCCCAGGCAcacccccggccccgcccacccccgcccATGTCCCTGCGCTCACATTGGGGGCAGCTGTGAGACTGGACTCCTTGGTGACCCTTCAGTCAGGCCAGGCTCAGACCTTGTCCAGCGTGAGCGGACCCAGCTTAAAACAAAGTGACGGCCCCCGATTTAACGGCGACAGCAAGCACCCTCCGCCTCTTAGGTCTGCGGCATTGAAGACCTCGAATGGTAGCTCTAACTCGCCTTCCGAGAGCACGGTGCTGGGACAGGCCCCGAGACCAGCTCCCAGGAGGACGGACATCTCCGAGCTCCCCAGGATACCAAAGATCAGGAGAGACGACAGGCGGGTGGGCGAGGTCCCTGCCGGCGGGCAGAGAGTCGAGATTCCCAGCTCCTGCATCAGCCGGCTGACGGGCAGGGAGGGCCCCGGGCAGCCTGGCTGTGGCGCCAGGGCGGAGGGTGAGCCCAGCAGCAGGGGCGCTCAGGAGCCCAGCACGCGCTCGGGGGgcggcccccagccccctgccccgcTGGGCCCCTCCCGGGGGAAGGGTGTCGGCTCCACCTTCGAGAGCTTCAGGATCAACATTCCTGGGAACACAGCCCATTCCGGCAGAGTCCTCAGCCCCGGCTTCTGCAACACGTTCCGGCCTGTGGACAGCAAGGTGCAGAGAAGAGAGAGCCCTGTGCCCCTCTTCTCCGTCAGGAAGACGAAGCAGCTCAAGAGCGAGATCTATGACCCCTTCAACCCCACGGGCTCTGACTCCAGCTCGGCCAGCAGCAGCCCTGAGCACCCGGGCTCTGGCCTCCTGCCCTCTGAGATCACGCGCACCATCTCCATTGACAGCCCCAAGGCCCCCGTGCTGCCGCCCGTGCGCTGCGTCACCTCCTACACGGTGCAGACCGGCATGGGGAAGGAGCCCGAGCCCCCCCAGGGGCCCTGCGGCCTGCCCGAGCTCCAGGGCGAGGAGGAGCCCGTGGCACAAGCACAGAGGCCGTCCCCGCCAGAGCCCTGGGGGGACGAGGACCCACCACCCCGCATCTCCTTCTTTGGCTCAGAGGGGCGGACGGTGACTTGTGTGACTGCGGTGGAGCCGGACGCCCCACCCAGTCCGGACGCCCTGCCCGCGACCACCCACAGGGTCGTGGAGCTGCGGTCCCCCACCCGTTCCCGCTCCAGGTCCAGCTCCCGCGGTGGGAAGAAAGCCCAGAGGCCGAGGGTCGCCACCAGGGAGCACCGGAGGGCCCGCTCAGGGTCCCGCTCGTCGCACTCGGGGGACAGGAGCTCGCGGTCTGCGTCGCCACCGGCAGGTGAGGACCAGGCCAAGAGGCACCGGCCCAAGGCCCGGGATCGGAGGTCTTCCAGCGACCGCTCCAGCAGCCGCGAGCGCACCAAGCGGAGGAAGGCCAAGGACAagagcagggagagaaggaggggctcCTGGGGCCGAGGCCGGCGGAGGTCCCGCTCCCGCTCCGGCAGCCCCGGCAGCTCCTCCCACGAGCATCGCgagggcaggaggaagaagaggcgGAGGTCGGGGTCCCGGTCTCGGGGGAGGGAGTGCTCACCCCACAGCAGCCTGGAGAGAGCCCGGAGGCCCAGGCACCCCCGGGAGAGGAGGGAGCGGCCCGACAGGGAGAGTGCCGCGCGGCTCCGAGACAGGCgaggctcctgggagaggaggCGGCGTAGGTCCAGGTCACCCAGCCCCGAGCACAGGCCCCGGGAGCACCGGCGGCCTCGGTCCCGTGAGAAGCGCCCacggccccgcccccgctccccgGAGAGGAAGTTGGCTCCGAAAGAGGCTTCTCCGGCACCCCTTCCCCAGGGGGAGCCCAGGCCGGACAGGGAGCCCCCGGCCAGGCCCCTGGCCTTGGCAGGAACAGACGCCTTGCTGGAGGGGTCCGAGGCCGACAAGCCCCCCACAAAGGTCCCCCCAGTCCTGGAGGTGCCAGCCGAGTACCCCCCTGAGGATCTGGATTACGGTGACTCCGTGGAGGCGGGGCACCTCTTCGAGGACTTTTCGAACGAAGCCATCTTCATGCAGCTTGATGACATGAGCTCCCCGCCCTCCCCGGAGAGCACGGACTCCTCCCCAGAGCGAGGCCTCTTGCCCAAGCCCACTGGGCCCCCGGCTGGCCAGCAGCATGACGCTGGCCTGGCCGTGGCCATCATCCGCAGGGAGGTGTCTCGGATCCACGGTGAAGATGTggtgcagcccctccccaggaTGGAGGGCCCTCGAGAGGAGCACTTGCTCCAGCAGGACGCGGCCGAGGCAGCCACAGCTCCCTGCGCTCTGGGAGGCCAAGCCATGGGCGGGGCGCCTGCGGGGAAGGAGAAGGGTCCCTCTCAGAACCCCCTGCTGCGGGTTAAGGCGCTGGTGAAGAGAGTCACCTGGGACCTCCAGGAGGTGGAGAGCGGTGCCCCGGCTGAGGACAGAGGCCTGC GGACGCCGCTTCACAGGCCGCAGAAGCCCCGGGAAACCGAGGACGCGGGCCCCGTGGCTGCGTTCCAGCAGGctcccttctctgagcccccTCCCCCTGGTTATGTGCTTCCAGAGCCTGGCTTTCCTGATGCTGACCCTTCTCAG GTACAGAGCCTgaacctgccccccaccccggctctGCCTTCGAGTGTCCCACCATACGCACCTGTCAGCCAGCCCGCGGTCCAGTTCCTCTTGCAGGGGAGCCTGCCCCTGATGGGCTGCGGGGTGGCCCAGAGCCCGGCCCCGGTGCCCACCGTCCTGACTGCAGCCTCAGAGCCGGCTGGTCATGCTGCCACTGTGACCACCGCCGCTGCCAACAGCTCCGAGGAGAGAACAGCTGCTCCCAGGCCAGCCTCGGAGAAGACCAAGAACGAGGAG TACATGAAGAAGCTGCACGTGCAGGAGCGGGCTGTGGAGGAGGTGAAGCTGGCCATCAAGCCCTTCTACCAGAAGAGGGAGGTGACAAAGGACGAGTACAAGGACATTCTGCGCAAGGCCGTGCAGAAG ATCTGCCACAGCAAGAGTGGGGAGATCAACCCCGTGAAGGTGGGCAACCTGGTGAAGGCCTACGTGGACAAGTACAGGCATATGCGCAGACACCGGCGGGCCGAGGCCGGTGAGGAGCCGCCTGCCCAGGGTGCCGAGGGCTGA